In a single window of the Zea mays cultivar B73 chromosome 5, Zm-B73-REFERENCE-NAM-5.0, whole genome shotgun sequence genome:
- the LOC103627824 gene encoding uncharacterized protein isoform X1: MPCGSGPGAADLWAMAAELERQFAGYKQRLAERTTTGATATARERHDAGDGAEEAGDDDEAGGGGGDVRGRKYEAYARRRDERLRDGWRARMERKEAEVKALWAQLELAAGRAGPGDPTTTATEDGDDGTREACHCAIVQRKTERNDADDDRRRSSSGAALAPRRVTGKRHVRTRSFSSSTMSRNRTDVGRRRALSHEPPPSEPDASCGEADRKSRAWPAGRAAAATADTMRPRPKTSLRRRSTSVEGHGPAKTAAGRKLPRPLPRRDDSSGGPEDLGRDVALAVAQPSAETVAPPVPSRSAEYAATGGGTPGASPTKMSLAGRDDDGSGGNGAANTRATSPEPDRGAVDEAVSHGEPDATHDAGANEHGGEEKVDADGEVTSESEPEPSYVYVNNKDAAEERAVAALSEPWTLAGSAAAVGPDVKSSGETPAALAPPAEATTAAAAEVATTNAEEAPARESSDESYLSARSSVPSARASCSSRDQSAERLLEADAALARKKRAEKSAPAPSTPPGSRSSGAARSPRQATVRGFKRFLSFGRKHRGREVTVIDCTSPPVPSPVHDASGRWQPADGSVKRRMGSSDAASDDTKHGYPVSPQAAACSLQSLVAASPAKYELAKIVPQEKSPKVHRSFFSFRSLNCGRG, translated from the exons ATGCCGTGCGGCTCGGGCCCCGGCGCGGCTGACCTCTGGGCGATGGCCGCCGAGCTGGAGCGCCAGTTCGCGGGGTACAAGCAGCGCCTGGCGGAGCGGACGACCACCGGGGCCACCGCCACCGCACGCGAGCGCCACGACGCCGGGGACGGCGCGGAGGAGGCGGGTGATGATGACGAggcgggaggcggcggcggcgacgtgcGGGGCAGGAAGTACGAGGCGTACGCGCGGCGGAGGGACGAGCGGCTGCGCGACGGGTGGCGCGCGCGCATGGAGCGCAAGGAGGCCGAGGTCAAGGCGCTCTGGGCGCAGCTCGAGCTCGCCGCCGGCCGCGCCGGACCCGGTGACCCGACGACGACCGCGACGGAGGACGGAGACGACGGG ACACGGGAAGCATGCCACTGTGCAATCGTGCAGAGGAAGACTGAACGGAACGACGCCGACGACGACAGGAGGAGAAGCTCATCGGGCGCGGCTCTTGCCCCGAGGAGGGTCACCGGCAAGAGGCACGTGCGGACCAGGAGCTTCTCGTCGTCAACCATGAGCAGGAACCGCACCGACGTCGGGAGGCGGCGGGCGCTGTCGCACGAACCGCCGCCGTCGGAGCCGGACGCATCCTGCGGGGAAGCCGACAGGAAAAGCCGAGCGTGGCCGGCCGGCCGCGCGGCGGCAGCGACTGCAGACACGATGAGACCCAGACCCAAGACGTCTCTGCGGCGCAGGAGCACCTCCGTGGAAGGGCACGGGCCCGCGAAGACGGCGGCGGGGCGGAAGCTCCCGCGGCCTCTGCCCCGACGAGATGACAGCTCCGGCGGACCCGAGGATCTCGGCAGGGATGTGGCGCTGGCGGTGGCTCAGCCAAGCGCCGAGACGGTTGCGCCACCTGTGCCGAGTCGTTCGGCCGAGTATGCTGCCACTGGCGGCGGGACCCCCGGGGCTTCTCCGACGAAGATGTCGCTCGCTGGCAGGGACGACGACGGCAGCGGCGGCAACGGTGCGGCGAACACACGAGCTACCTCGCCGGAGCCAGATCGCGGAGCGGTGGACGAAGCCGTGTCACACGGCGAACCTGACGCGACGCACGACGCTGGTGCCAACGAACACGGCGGAGAAGAGAAGGTCGACGCCGACGGGGAGGTCACTAGTGAGTCGGAACCCGAGCCGAGCTACGTCTACGTCAACAACAAGGACGCCGCCGAGGAGCGAGCCGTGGCGGCGCTCTCTGAGCCTTGGAcactggccggttcggccgctgcGGTTGGTCCGGACGTCAAGTCAAGCGGAGAGACGCCGGCGGCACTAGCACCACCAGCCGAAGCTACTACCGCGGCCGCAGCAGAGGTCGCGACGACGAACGCCGAAGAAGCGCCGGCGAGGGAGAGCTCCGACGAGTCCTATCTGTCGGCCAGGTCGTCGGTGCCGAGCGCGCGGGCGTCGTGCAGCTCGCGGGACCAGTCCGCCGAGCGGCTGCTAGAGGCGGACGCCGCCCTCGCGCGGAAGAAGCGCGCCGAGAAGAGCGCGCCGGCGCCGAGTACGCCGCCGGGCAGCAGGTCCTCCGGCGCGGCGAGGTCCCCGAGACAGGCGACGGTGAGGGGGTTCAAGAGGTTCCTGAGCTTCGGGAGGAAGCACAGGGGGAGGGAGGTCACTGTCATCGACTGCACGTCGCCGCCCGTgccctcgccggtccacgacgccAGCGGCCGGTGGCAGCCCGCTGATGGGTCAGTCAAGCGCAGGATGGGCTCCTCTGATGCTGCCTCTGATGATACAAAACATGGCTATCCGGTGTCTCCACAAG CAGCGGCGTGCTCTTTGCAAAGCCTTGTAGCTGCCTCTCCTGCAAAGTATGAACTTGCTAAGATAGTCCCACAAGAGAAATCACCAAAAG TTCATCGATCGTTCTTCTCGTTCCGGTCACTCAACTGCGGCAGGGGCTGA
- the LOC103627824 gene encoding uncharacterized protein isoform X2 → MPCGSGPGAADLWAMAAELERQFAGYKQRLAERTTTGATATARERHDAGDGAEEAGDDDEAGGGGGDVRGRKYEAYARRRDERLRDGWRARMERKEAEVKALWAQLELAAGRAGPGDPTTTATEDGDDGTREACHCAIVQRKTERNDADDDRRRSSSGAALAPRRVTGKRHVRTRSFSSSTMSRNRTDVGRRRALSHEPPPSEPDASCGEADRKSRAWPAGRAAAATADTMRPRPKTSLRRRSTSVEGHGPAKTAAGRKLPRPLPRRDDSSGGPEDLGRDVALAVAQPSAETVAPPVPSRSAEYAATGGGTPGASPTKMSLAGRDDDGSGGNGAANTRATSPEPDRGAVDEAVSHGEPDATHDAGANEHGGEEKVDADGEVTSESEPEPSYVYVNNKDAAEERAVAALSEPWTLAGSAAAVGPDVKSSGETPAALAPPAEATTAAAAEVATTNAEEAPARESSDESYLSARSSVPSARASCSSRDQSAERLLEADAALARKKRAEKSAPAPSTPPGSRSSGAARSPRQATVRGFKRFLSFGRKHRGREVTVIDCTSPPVPSPVHDASGRWQPADGSVKRRMGSSDAASDDTKHGYPVSPQAACSLQSLVAASPAKYELAKIVPQEKSPKVHRSFFSFRSLNCGRG, encoded by the exons ATGCCGTGCGGCTCGGGCCCCGGCGCGGCTGACCTCTGGGCGATGGCCGCCGAGCTGGAGCGCCAGTTCGCGGGGTACAAGCAGCGCCTGGCGGAGCGGACGACCACCGGGGCCACCGCCACCGCACGCGAGCGCCACGACGCCGGGGACGGCGCGGAGGAGGCGGGTGATGATGACGAggcgggaggcggcggcggcgacgtgcGGGGCAGGAAGTACGAGGCGTACGCGCGGCGGAGGGACGAGCGGCTGCGCGACGGGTGGCGCGCGCGCATGGAGCGCAAGGAGGCCGAGGTCAAGGCGCTCTGGGCGCAGCTCGAGCTCGCCGCCGGCCGCGCCGGACCCGGTGACCCGACGACGACCGCGACGGAGGACGGAGACGACGGG ACACGGGAAGCATGCCACTGTGCAATCGTGCAGAGGAAGACTGAACGGAACGACGCCGACGACGACAGGAGGAGAAGCTCATCGGGCGCGGCTCTTGCCCCGAGGAGGGTCACCGGCAAGAGGCACGTGCGGACCAGGAGCTTCTCGTCGTCAACCATGAGCAGGAACCGCACCGACGTCGGGAGGCGGCGGGCGCTGTCGCACGAACCGCCGCCGTCGGAGCCGGACGCATCCTGCGGGGAAGCCGACAGGAAAAGCCGAGCGTGGCCGGCCGGCCGCGCGGCGGCAGCGACTGCAGACACGATGAGACCCAGACCCAAGACGTCTCTGCGGCGCAGGAGCACCTCCGTGGAAGGGCACGGGCCCGCGAAGACGGCGGCGGGGCGGAAGCTCCCGCGGCCTCTGCCCCGACGAGATGACAGCTCCGGCGGACCCGAGGATCTCGGCAGGGATGTGGCGCTGGCGGTGGCTCAGCCAAGCGCCGAGACGGTTGCGCCACCTGTGCCGAGTCGTTCGGCCGAGTATGCTGCCACTGGCGGCGGGACCCCCGGGGCTTCTCCGACGAAGATGTCGCTCGCTGGCAGGGACGACGACGGCAGCGGCGGCAACGGTGCGGCGAACACACGAGCTACCTCGCCGGAGCCAGATCGCGGAGCGGTGGACGAAGCCGTGTCACACGGCGAACCTGACGCGACGCACGACGCTGGTGCCAACGAACACGGCGGAGAAGAGAAGGTCGACGCCGACGGGGAGGTCACTAGTGAGTCGGAACCCGAGCCGAGCTACGTCTACGTCAACAACAAGGACGCCGCCGAGGAGCGAGCCGTGGCGGCGCTCTCTGAGCCTTGGAcactggccggttcggccgctgcGGTTGGTCCGGACGTCAAGTCAAGCGGAGAGACGCCGGCGGCACTAGCACCACCAGCCGAAGCTACTACCGCGGCCGCAGCAGAGGTCGCGACGACGAACGCCGAAGAAGCGCCGGCGAGGGAGAGCTCCGACGAGTCCTATCTGTCGGCCAGGTCGTCGGTGCCGAGCGCGCGGGCGTCGTGCAGCTCGCGGGACCAGTCCGCCGAGCGGCTGCTAGAGGCGGACGCCGCCCTCGCGCGGAAGAAGCGCGCCGAGAAGAGCGCGCCGGCGCCGAGTACGCCGCCGGGCAGCAGGTCCTCCGGCGCGGCGAGGTCCCCGAGACAGGCGACGGTGAGGGGGTTCAAGAGGTTCCTGAGCTTCGGGAGGAAGCACAGGGGGAGGGAGGTCACTGTCATCGACTGCACGTCGCCGCCCGTgccctcgccggtccacgacgccAGCGGCCGGTGGCAGCCCGCTGATGGGTCAGTCAAGCGCAGGATGGGCTCCTCTGATGCTGCCTCTGATGATACAAAACATGGCTATCCGGTGTCTCCACAAG CGGCGTGCTCTTTGCAAAGCCTTGTAGCTGCCTCTCCTGCAAAGTATGAACTTGCTAAGATAGTCCCACAAGAGAAATCACCAAAAG TTCATCGATCGTTCTTCTCGTTCCGGTCACTCAACTGCGGCAGGGGCTGA